The following coding sequences are from one Candidatus Nitrosopumilus sp. SW window:
- a CDS encoding 50S ribosomal protein L3, whose product MGARKRHSPRRGSLAYSPRVRAKSMEARIRAWPKLDSEEPKILAHCGFKAGCVQIVSIDDREKVPNAGKQLVSLGTVLVTPPVLILGIRGYSKDHDGLHAEFDVYAEDIPKNIAKEISLKNKQENAIDNAEKSLKKIKEIFAIVAVSPSAAGLEQKKPYVFEASVSGGDIPKQFAHVKELLGKEIKIDQIFETGASVDVAAITKGKGWQGVLKRWNVKKKQHKSRKTVREVGSLGPISPQSVMYTVPRAGQFGFHQRIEYDKRIMIMGNTEEDKLKINPDGGYKHFGLVKGDFIILKGSVPGTYRRLIKLRSQIRNVPAKVNKPNILEVVV is encoded by the coding sequence ATGGGTGCTAGAAAAAGACATTCACCACGTAGAGGAAGCCTTGCGTATTCACCTAGAGTACGTGCTAAAAGCATGGAGGCAAGAATCAGAGCATGGCCTAAATTGGATTCAGAAGAGCCAAAGATTTTAGCTCATTGTGGTTTCAAAGCAGGATGTGTTCAAATTGTCAGTATTGATGATCGTGAAAAAGTACCCAATGCAGGAAAACAACTAGTAAGTCTTGGAACAGTTCTAGTTACACCACCAGTTTTGATTTTGGGAATTAGAGGTTATTCAAAAGATCATGATGGACTACATGCAGAGTTTGATGTTTATGCAGAAGACATACCAAAAAATATCGCTAAAGAAATTTCACTAAAAAACAAACAAGAAAATGCAATTGACAATGCAGAAAAAAGTTTGAAAAAAATTAAAGAGATTTTTGCAATTGTTGCAGTATCACCAAGTGCAGCAGGATTAGAACAAAAGAAACCATATGTCTTTGAAGCATCAGTAAGTGGAGGAGACATTCCAAAACAATTTGCACATGTAAAAGAATTACTCGGTAAAGAGATTAAGATTGATCAGATTTTTGAAACAGGTGCAAGTGTTGACGTTGCAGCAATTACAAAAGGTAAAGGATGGCAAGGTGTTTTGAAAAGATGGAACGTAAAGAAGAAACAACACAAATCAAGAAAGACAGTTAGAGAAGTTGGTTCATTAGGTCCAATTTCTCCACAAAGCGTCATGTACACAGTTCCAAGAGCAGGACAGTTTGGATTCCATCAAAGAATCGAATATGATAAACGAATTATGATCATGGGCAATACTGAAGAAGATAAATTAAAAATTAATCCAGACGGAGGGTACAAACACTTTGGTTTAGTTAAAGGAGATTTTATTATTCTAAAAGGTTCAGTTCCTGGAACTTATAGAAGATTAATCAAACTAAGAAGTCAAATCAGAAATGTTCCAGCTAAAGTCAACAAACCAAATATCTTGGAGGTAGTAGTATGA
- a CDS encoding 50S ribosomal protein L23, whose protein sequence is MNVDQASKIILKPYITEKTFAMVENESKICFIVDRSASKPEIADAVNTLYNEKVTNVNTARTIYGKKAFVQFENTEKARDLATKIGML, encoded by the coding sequence ATGAACGTAGATCAAGCAAGCAAAATCATACTCAAACCATACATTACCGAAAAAACATTTGCAATGGTAGAGAATGAAAGTAAAATTTGTTTCATAGTAGATAGATCAGCAAGCAAACCAGAAATTGCTGATGCAGTTAATACACTATACAATGAAAAAGTCACCAATGTCAACACAGCTAGAACAATTTACGGTAAGAAAGCATTTGTTCAGTTTGAAAATACAGAAAAGGCAAGAGACCTCGCAACAAAGATAGGAATGCTATAA
- the rpl4p gene encoding 50S ribosomal protein L4: MTKTDVYTTTGTKDGEVELPAVFSTPFRRELIHKAFTNLTSHKFQPQGRHPSAGQDVVADSNDPPTGQGVSRVARAQGGGGGRQGQGAEVASTRGGRQAHPPIVEKVIYKKLNKKEKKLALCSAIAATASKDKVVSRGHKVEGIESFPIVVSDDIESVSKTSEISKILDSLKLTQDVERLQARKPRSGQSRLRGRSKKVGKSVLFVTKDATNISKAIGALPGVEATSVKNLSVLDLAPGSDPIRLTVYSKSAIEEIGKIKSTHLEVMAKVQ, translated from the coding sequence ATGACCAAGACCGATGTATACACAACAACTGGAACAAAAGACGGAGAAGTAGAATTACCAGCAGTATTTTCCACACCATTTAGAAGAGAATTGATTCACAAAGCTTTCACTAATCTCACATCACACAAATTCCAACCACAAGGAAGACATCCAAGTGCAGGTCAAGACGTAGTTGCAGACTCTAATGATCCACCAACAGGTCAAGGTGTATCTCGTGTAGCCAGAGCACAAGGTGGAGGTGGCGGAAGACAAGGTCAAGGTGCAGAAGTTGCATCAACTAGAGGAGGAAGACAAGCACATCCACCTATTGTTGAAAAAGTAATTTACAAAAAATTGAATAAAAAAGAAAAGAAATTAGCATTATGTTCAGCAATTGCTGCAACTGCATCAAAAGATAAAGTAGTATCAAGAGGACATAAGGTAGAAGGAATCGAATCATTCCCAATTGTAGTCTCAGACGATATAGAATCAGTTTCTAAAACAAGTGAAATATCCAAAATACTAGATTCATTAAAACTAACACAAGATGTAGAAAGATTACAAGCAAGAAAACCACGTTCTGGACAATCAAGACTTAGAGGAAGGAGTAAAAAAGTTGGAAAGAGTGTGTTGTTTGTAACTAAAGATGCAACAAACATTTCAAAGGCAATTGGTGCATTACCAGGTGTAGAAGCAACAAGTGTCAAAAATTTGAGCGTATTAGACTTGGCTCCAGGTTCTGACCCAATTAGATTAACCGTTTATTCCAAATCTGCAATTGAAGAAATTGGAAAGATTAAATCAACACATCTAGAGGTAATGGCGAAAGTACAATGA
- a CDS encoding Snf7 family protein, giving the protein MLSNSWNKTQGESISQKVMGKVKPDEPLKNKIDFAQKKLQFQISKLEGINEKLRVKHDQIFEKIVHAHKNNKNAYAQAYANELAQVRKMKNMVSGAKLSMEQVKLRLDTVSELGDVVVTLSPCMSIIKGLAPSLNGIMPEANASMQDLSSILGDVMAGSSVELGDTMSVGAETNADTLAILEEAQGVIAGQTKASIPDVPDSLKQQIVERKSDIFI; this is encoded by the coding sequence ATGCTAAGTAACTCTTGGAACAAAACACAGGGAGAAAGTATTTCCCAAAAAGTCATGGGAAAAGTAAAACCAGATGAACCCCTAAAAAATAAAATCGATTTTGCACAAAAAAAATTACAATTTCAAATCTCAAAATTAGAAGGAATTAATGAAAAATTACGAGTAAAACATGATCAAATTTTTGAAAAAATAGTTCACGCTCATAAGAATAACAAAAATGCCTATGCACAAGCATATGCAAATGAATTGGCACAGGTACGAAAAATGAAAAACATGGTCAGTGGTGCCAAACTTTCAATGGAGCAAGTCAAACTTAGACTAGATACAGTATCAGAACTAGGAGATGTTGTAGTCACACTTAGTCCATGTATGTCAATTATCAAAGGATTAGCCCCATCACTTAATGGAATCATGCCAGAAGCAAATGCATCAATGCAAGACTTGTCATCCATACTTGGAGATGTAATGGCAGGCTCATCAGTTGAATTGGGAGATACAATGAGTGTAGGGGCAGAAACCAATGCAGACACATTGGCAATATTAGAAGAAGCACAAGGTGTTATTGCAGGTCAAACAAAAGCATCTATTCCAGATGTTCCAGATTCTCTCAAACAGCAAATTGTTGAGAGAAAATCAGATATTTTCATTTAG
- a CDS encoding 30S ribosomal protein S3 has product MSSVKNVIKDNYNMMLLKDYLRDAIKEAGFSHAEISKTPTGTRVALHVTRPGIVIGRKGSGIRDLTDKLATDFGLKNPQISVVEIEKPELSPSVMCNRMASHLERGTAFRRATMWTLKQIMENGAMGVQITISGKLRGDRSAFEKHTAGILPRAGHHAEVIVAEDIAHVNTAMGLIGIRIRIARKEKFVPEFEMKVEKPKKAKQVKDAETGKMRDETAAEKKARTESEQIAIEEEKMKELETLEEEEAKLK; this is encoded by the coding sequence ATGTCATCAGTGAAAAACGTAATCAAAGACAATTACAACATGATGCTACTCAAAGATTATCTTCGAGATGCTATTAAAGAAGCAGGATTTTCACATGCAGAAATCTCAAAGACCCCAACAGGAACTAGAGTTGCATTACATGTTACAAGACCAGGAATAGTTATCGGAAGAAAAGGTTCAGGAATTAGAGACCTTACTGACAAACTAGCAACAGACTTTGGATTAAAGAACCCACAAATTTCAGTAGTTGAAATTGAGAAACCAGAATTATCACCAAGTGTAATGTGTAACAGAATGGCTTCTCACCTTGAAAGAGGAACCGCATTTAGAAGAGCAACCATGTGGACTCTAAAACAAATTATGGAAAACGGTGCTATGGGTGTACAAATTACAATTTCAGGTAAGCTTAGAGGGGACCGTTCTGCCTTTGAAAAACACACAGCAGGGATTTTACCAAGAGCAGGACATCATGCAGAAGTAATTGTTGCTGAAGACATCGCACATGTTAATACAGCAATGGGATTAATTGGAATTAGAATTAGAATTGCAAGAAAAGAAAAATTTGTTCCAGAATTTGAAATGAAAGTAGAGAAGCCAAAGAAAGCAAAACAAGTCAAAGATGCAGAAACAGGTAAGATGAGAGATGAAACAGCTGCTGAAAAGAAAGCAAGAACAGAATCAGAACAAATTGCAATAGAAGAAGAAAAGATGAAAGAACTTGAAACATTAGAAGAAGAGGAGGCCAAACTCAAATGA
- a CDS encoding 30S ribosomal protein S4e, translating into MVSISGSKKLKRQMAPQFWGIARKDKRFVITVRPGPHKKHHSVPTAVFLRDMLKIVTSLREAKTAIYSGKVKIDGVVRKSLHHAIGLMDVVELENVSDVYRLVPTDGKLLKPIKINDSEKTKKLVRVTSKTTINKGKMQIGFHDGRSTISDTKVNVGDVCLIQVPDQKILEVIKLEAGNHGLVTRGINAGQIGKIESVEEGTFILPKRVILSLEDRKIEIPADIIMPIGKEEPVIQLK; encoded by the coding sequence ATGGTAAGTATTTCAGGTAGTAAAAAACTCAAACGTCAAATGGCACCTCAATTCTGGGGAATTGCCAGAAAAGACAAGAGATTTGTAATTACAGTAAGACCAGGACCACATAAAAAACACCATTCAGTTCCAACAGCAGTGTTCCTCAGAGACATGTTAAAAATTGTCACCAGTCTCAGAGAAGCAAAGACTGCCATTTATTCAGGAAAAGTAAAGATCGATGGTGTCGTTAGAAAATCATTACATCATGCAATTGGACTAATGGATGTAGTAGAGTTAGAAAATGTCTCAGATGTTTATCGTCTTGTTCCAACAGACGGCAAATTACTAAAACCAATTAAGATTAACGATTCTGAAAAAACAAAAAAACTTGTCAGAGTTACAAGTAAAACAACAATCAACAAAGGAAAAATGCAAATTGGATTCCATGATGGCCGCTCAACCATTTCAGATACCAAAGTAAATGTTGGCGATGTATGTTTAATTCAAGTACCAGATCAAAAAATTCTTGAAGTAATTAAATTAGAAGCAGGAAACCATGGATTAGTAACACGTGGAATTAATGCAGGACAAATTGGAAAGATTGAAAGTGTTGAAGAAGGTACATTCATTCTTCCAAAAAGAGTTATTCTATCTTTGGAAGACAGAAAAATCGAAATTCCTGCAGACATCATCATGCCAATCGGAAAAGAGGAGCCAGTAATTCAATTAAAGTGA
- a CDS encoding archaeal proteasome endopeptidase complex subunit alpha produces the protein MLPAQQGYDRAITVFSPDGRLYQVEYAIETVRRGTIAVGVKSKDGIVIAVEEKPRKLQISNTAQKIFQIDDHVGVAAAGYIPDARSQVDNARFFSQSNKMIYDEPVEVETIAKHLADQSQQYTQYAGVRPFGVALILGGVVAGKPQLYLTDPSGTYISYDAIAIGSGSDQVTDFLEKTYKNDLSLDDASALASAGIYLSSEDKEGTSHIRMAHIKTNTGLYEIVSEEQIANYAKTAKEKYPHDKN, from the coding sequence ATGCTTCCTGCACAACAAGGTTACGACAGAGCAATTACAGTGTTCTCACCAGATGGCAGATTATACCAAGTCGAATATGCAATTGAGACTGTAAGAAGAGGAACAATTGCCGTAGGTGTAAAAAGTAAAGATGGCATCGTAATTGCAGTAGAAGAAAAACCAAGAAAATTACAAATTTCAAATACGGCTCAAAAGATTTTCCAAATTGATGATCATGTTGGGGTTGCAGCAGCAGGATACATACCAGATGCAAGAAGTCAAGTTGACAATGCAAGATTCTTTTCTCAAAGTAACAAAATGATTTATGACGAACCAGTAGAAGTTGAAACAATTGCTAAACATTTAGCTGATCAATCTCAACAATATACTCAATATGCAGGTGTAAGACCATTTGGTGTTGCATTAATTCTTGGAGGGGTTGTTGCGGGAAAACCACAATTGTATTTGACAGATCCTAGTGGAACATACATTTCATATGATGCAATTGCAATTGGTTCAGGTTCTGATCAAGTAACAGACTTTTTGGAAAAAACATACAAAAATGATCTTTCATTAGATGATGCATCTGCATTAGCTTCTGCAGGAATTTATCTATCAAGTGAAGACAAAGAAGGAACTAGTCATATCAGAATGGCACATATCAAAACAAATACTGGTTTGTATGAAATAGTTTCAGAGGAGCAGATTGCAAATTATGCAAAAACTGCTAAAGAAAAATATCCACACGACAAAAATTAA
- a CDS encoding 30S ribosomal protein S17: protein MTRNIGLKVKEPKRECTDKHCPFHGELAIRGKLFDGKVTGSKARQTITLQKDAPIYFNKFKRYARGKSSIHAHVPGCIDVESGDSVLTAECRPISKSVSYVVVEVRS, encoded by the coding sequence ATGACTAGAAACATCGGACTAAAAGTAAAAGAACCAAAAAGAGAATGTACAGACAAACATTGTCCATTCCACGGAGAATTAGCAATTAGAGGAAAACTCTTTGATGGCAAAGTCACTGGAAGTAAAGCTAGACAAACCATTACACTACAAAAAGATGCACCAATTTACTTTAACAAATTCAAAAGATATGCAAGAGGAAAAAGTAGCATTCATGCCCACGTTCCTGGATGTATTGATGTTGAGTCAGGAGACAGTGTATTAACTGCAGAATGCAGACCGATATCAAAATCAGTGTCATATGTTGTTGTGGAGGTTAGATCATAA
- a CDS encoding 50S ribosomal protein L5 — MSQTTESPMKKISLEKVVLNMGVGKSGDVIDIARRALEQISGKKPSARNAKETQRDWGVRKGEPIGVAVTIRGDDARALLKRLLEAKGNTVNGRAFDNFGNYSFGIKEHIDIPGVKYEPSIGILGLGISVTLTRPGYGIRRRSKHKASVGKSHIITKEEAKDYLAKEFGVTVA, encoded by the coding sequence ATGTCTCAAACAACAGAATCCCCAATGAAAAAAATCTCCTTAGAGAAAGTAGTTCTCAACATGGGAGTTGGAAAATCAGGAGATGTAATTGACATTGCAAGAAGAGCATTGGAACAAATTTCAGGTAAAAAACCATCAGCACGAAATGCAAAAGAAACCCAAAGAGATTGGGGTGTGAGAAAAGGAGAACCAATTGGGGTTGCAGTTACAATTCGAGGAGACGATGCCAGAGCATTGTTGAAAAGATTGTTAGAGGCCAAAGGCAATACCGTAAATGGCAGAGCATTTGATAATTTTGGTAATTATTCATTTGGAATTAAAGAACACATAGATATTCCAGGCGTCAAATATGAGCCATCAATTGGAATCTTAGGTCTTGGAATTTCAGTTACATTAACTAGACCAGGTTATGGAATTAGAAGAAGAAGTAAACACAAAGCAAGTGTTGGTAAATCCCACATTATTACAAAAGAAGAAGCAAAGGATTATCTAGCAAAAGAGTTTGGAGTGACGGTAGCATAA
- a CDS encoding putative RNA uridine N3 methyltransferase — protein MKLSVAIPESSLSDESLKIDKTRKISVLARACAIFKIETIYVYQEGNNKQDGNLMVMILKYLETPQFLRRRLFAKVNDLKFAGVLQPLRIPSHVTPANPKKISKGDVREGIVVSVKGKRFVDVGINQLIPFFGKTSVGKRVTVQFKEGHPNFSIKEISRSEAPEYWGYTVKERANLFSLLSEWKGNIILTSRKGKTATKEQIAKYTKSDQPTLVVFGSPEKGIHEILGGKMKNVQNAKSLNFFPNQATQTVRLEEALLGTLSILNAQTTS, from the coding sequence TTGAAATTATCTGTTGCAATTCCTGAATCATCTCTATCAGATGAATCATTAAAAATAGACAAAACTAGAAAGATTTCAGTTTTAGCAAGAGCTTGTGCAATTTTTAAAATTGAAACTATCTATGTTTACCAAGAAGGAAACAACAAACAGGATGGTAATCTCATGGTAATGATTCTAAAATATTTAGAAACACCACAATTTTTGAGACGAAGGTTATTTGCAAAAGTAAATGATTTAAAATTTGCAGGAGTATTACAACCATTAAGAATTCCAAGTCATGTTACACCAGCAAATCCAAAAAAAATAAGCAAAGGAGATGTTAGAGAAGGAATAGTAGTTAGTGTAAAGGGCAAAAGATTTGTGGACGTAGGAATCAATCAATTGATTCCATTTTTTGGAAAAACATCTGTTGGAAAAAGAGTAACAGTACAGTTCAAAGAAGGGCATCCAAATTTCTCAATTAAGGAAATCAGCAGAAGCGAAGCCCCAGAATATTGGGGATATACTGTTAAAGAAAGAGCAAACCTGTTTTCATTGTTATCAGAATGGAAGGGAAACATAATTCTTACATCAAGAAAAGGTAAAACTGCAACAAAAGAACAGATTGCAAAATACACAAAATCAGATCAACCAACACTTGTGGTGTTTGGTTCTCCTGAGAAAGGAATTCATGAGATCTTAGGTGGGAAGATGAAAAATGTGCAAAATGCAAAGTCTCTAAACTTTTTTCCAAACCAAGCTACTCAAACAGTGCGTCTTGAAGAAGCATTACTTGGAACTTTATCCATATTGAATGCCCAAACTACATCATAA
- a CDS encoding 50S ribosomal protein L22 — protein sequence MGRFGYAFQNYDATRHVRSSVREKDMSHKHAREVAVAIKGLSIEKARDYLQAVINKDRAVAFRRYKNQVGHKGDPGMMAGRYPQKTAKEFIKVLDNLESNAEYKGMDLDRLKIVNATVHKGVIVKRFIPRAMGRATPKNNVLTHVELVAQEI from the coding sequence ATGGGTAGATTCGGTTACGCTTTCCAAAATTATGATGCAACAAGACATGTACGTTCTTCAGTCAGAGAAAAAGACATGTCACATAAACATGCAAGAGAAGTTGCAGTTGCCATCAAAGGACTATCAATTGAGAAAGCAAGAGATTACTTGCAAGCAGTAATAAACAAAGACAGAGCAGTTGCATTTAGAAGATACAAGAATCAAGTAGGACACAAAGGAGATCCTGGTATGATGGCAGGACGTTACCCACAAAAAACAGCAAAAGAATTCATCAAAGTTTTAGATAATTTAGAATCAAATGCAGAATACAAAGGAATGGATTTAGATAGATTAAAAATTGTAAACGCAACTGTTCACAAAGGAGTAATTGTAAAAAGATTCATCCCAAGAGCAATGGGAAGAGCAACTCCAAAGAACAACGTATTGACTCATGTAGAATTGGTGGCACAGGAGATTTAG
- a CDS encoding ribonuclease P protein subunit, producing MITADNITSHEFIGLNTEIVQSTNPQVIGLNGRIENETKSMFTINTDNGVRSIAKSTSNWKFSINNNDVVVEGSKIAKRPFDRIGGKA from the coding sequence ATGATCACTGCAGATAACATTACATCACATGAGTTTATTGGGTTAAATACGGAGATTGTTCAATCAACAAATCCACAAGTAATAGGATTAAATGGAAGAATCGAAAATGAAACAAAATCAATGTTTACAATTAACACAGATAATGGAGTGAGATCAATTGCAAAATCTACTAGCAATTGGAAGTTCTCAATCAATAACAACGATGTTGTTGTTGAAGGTTCCAAAATTGCAAAAAGACCATTTGACAGAATTGGAGGAAAGGCATGA
- the rpmC gene encoding 50S ribosomal protein L29 — protein MTRISMKTIKQLNEKDLKSKIQESRSELSKLRVDAAKGTLRKESGKLKPLRHDIARMLTRLNEMRNEK, from the coding sequence ATGACCAGAATCAGCATGAAGACGATTAAACAATTAAACGAAAAGGATCTAAAAAGCAAGATTCAAGAATCAAGAAGTGAGCTTTCAAAACTTAGAGTAGATGCAGCTAAAGGTACACTAAGAAAAGAGAGCGGAAAACTAAAACCCCTAAGACACGATATTGCAAGAATGCTAACAAGATTAAACGAGATGAGGAACGAGAAATGA
- a CDS encoding 30S ribosomal protein S8, whose amino-acid sequence MPATNILANLFVTLYNNETRRKGECTILPTSKLGIEVLKTLQRDGYIGEFEHIDDKRGGKFKIKLLAKITKCGAISPRFKVKTDEFNNWEQQYLPAYDRGMLLVTTNQGVMSHHEASQKGIGGFLIGYVY is encoded by the coding sequence ATGCCAGCAACTAACATTTTAGCAAATCTATTTGTTACATTATACAATAATGAAACAAGAAGAAAAGGAGAGTGTACAATACTCCCAACTTCAAAATTAGGAATTGAAGTTCTAAAAACACTTCAAAGAGACGGATACATTGGAGAGTTTGAACATATTGATGATAAAAGAGGCGGAAAATTCAAAATCAAATTATTGGCAAAAATTACAAAATGTGGTGCAATCTCACCAAGATTCAAAGTAAAGACAGATGAATTTAACAACTGGGAACAACAATACTTGCCAGCATATGACAGAGGAATGCTTCTAGTTACAACTAATCAAGGTGTAATGTCACATCACGAGGCATCACAAAAAGGAATTGGAGGATTTTTGATAGGATATGTCTACTAG
- a CDS encoding 30S ribosomal protein S19 produces the protein MVKEFSYRGIPKEELENMSLEKLFQLFNARQRRSLTRGINDGKRKLIEEIKTAKAGKLKNPIKTHVRDLIILPYMVDVTVNVFSGKEFRPVLIRTEMIGHYLGEYVITNKKVSHGAPGVGASRSSLYVPLK, from the coding sequence ATGGTTAAAGAATTTTCATACAGAGGAATTCCAAAAGAGGAACTTGAGAACATGTCATTAGAAAAATTATTCCAATTATTCAATGCAAGACAAAGAAGATCTCTTACCAGAGGAATTAACGACGGTAAAAGAAAATTAATTGAAGAGATCAAAACAGCAAAAGCAGGTAAATTAAAAAATCCAATCAAAACACACGTTAGGGATTTGATTATCCTACCATACATGGTAGATGTTACAGTAAATGTTTTCTCAGGAAAAGAGTTCAGACCAGTTCTAATTAGAACAGAAATGATTGGTCATTATTTGGGAGAATATGTCATAACAAACAAGAAGGTTTCACACGGTGCACCAGGTGTCGGCGCATCAAGATCCAGCCTCTATGTGCCATTGAAGTGA
- a CDS encoding 30S ribosomal protein S14 — MAKDRSYEFTGRKKHDFGRGSRWCKRCGDYTAVIQKYDLMLCRRCFREVATSLGFRKNR, encoded by the coding sequence ATGGCAAAAGATAGATCATACGAATTTACTGGAAGAAAAAAGCATGATTTTGGCAGAGGATCAAGATGGTGTAAAAGATGTGGAGATTATACAGCAGTTATACAAAAATACGACTTAATGTTATGCAGACGATGCTTCAGAGAGGTAGCAACATCTCTAGGATTTAGGAAAAATAGGTGA
- a CDS encoding 50S ribosomal protein L14: MAKQAGKGVEEFRPYVTKVIPVGANIVCADNSGAKILEVINVPRHKTRASRLPSASVGDFCNVVVKKGPAELRKQVYGAVIIRQKYPVRRLNGVRVCFEDNAAVLITPEGETKGTDIKGPVAAEASEKWPRVANLASMVV; encoded by the coding sequence ATGGCAAAACAAGCAGGTAAAGGAGTAGAAGAATTCCGCCCATATGTAACTAAAGTAATTCCTGTTGGAGCAAATATTGTATGTGCAGATAATTCTGGTGCAAAAATTTTAGAAGTAATTAACGTTCCAAGACATAAAACAAGAGCATCAAGACTTCCATCAGCATCAGTTGGAGACTTTTGTAATGTTGTTGTAAAGAAAGGACCAGCAGAATTAAGAAAACAAGTGTATGGTGCAGTTATAATTAGACAAAAGTATCCAGTTCGCAGATTAAACGGTGTAAGAGTTTGTTTTGAAGACAACGCAGCAGTGTTGATCACTCCAGAAGGAGAAACAAAAGGAACAGACATCAAAGGACCAGTAGCCGCAGAAGCTTCAGAAAAATGGCCAAGAGTAGCTAACTTGGCATCAATGGTGGTATAA
- a CDS encoding DUF371 domain-containing protein, producing MRFEIEFSGHENIRSNHQKTIEITKESHLTPRGDCIVGVNANHACADLPQDLKDKLKNSDSNITFSIDIGDYNFTVEGKGHPDLILTHTEDIVIRKSDFVCPRTLAVKCDKASDLLPREMVALLQDPKTKGTFTITID from the coding sequence GTGAGATTCGAAATTGAATTTTCAGGACATGAGAATATTAGATCAAACCATCAAAAAACTATAGAGATTACAAAAGAGTCTCATTTGACACCTCGGGGAGATTGCATAGTTGGTGTAAATGCAAATCATGCATGTGCTGATTTACCTCAGGATCTAAAAGACAAATTAAAAAATTCTGATTCAAACATTACCTTTTCTATTGATATTGGGGATTACAATTTCACTGTAGAGGGGAAAGGTCATCCTGATCTAATCCTTACTCATACTGAAGACATTGTAATTAGAAAAAGTGATTTTGTATGTCCTAGAACTTTAGCTGTAAAATGTGACAAAGCCTCTGATTTGTTACCTAGAGAAATGGTTGCATTGTTACAAGATCCAAAAACCAAAGGTACCTTTACCATTACAATTGATTAA
- the rplX gene encoding 50S ribosomal protein L24 produces MKPTKMRNKMIYRASYQTKSKQLGSALSKDLHKKYGKRSVRVVEGDSVTILRGEFKGVDGKIAEVSTEKSSVAIEGVKKEKTKGDKFDVFIHTSNLLVTSLNTEDKWRIAKLEGKDPRKQPKETPKKEEPKETKVEKKPKEKEDEN; encoded by the coding sequence ATGAAGCCAACTAAAATGCGTAACAAGATGATTTATCGTGCATCTTACCAGACAAAAAGCAAACAACTCGGAAGTGCACTATCAAAAGATCTTCATAAAAAATACGGTAAAAGAAGTGTCAGAGTTGTTGAAGGTGACAGTGTAACAATTCTTAGAGGAGAATTCAAAGGAGTAGATGGCAAAATTGCAGAAGTTTCTACAGAGAAGAGCAGCGTTGCAATTGAAGGAGTTAAAAAAGAGAAGACCAAAGGCGATAAATTTGATGTTTTCATTCATACTTCAAACTTACTAGTAACATCACTAAACACAGAAGATAAGTGGAGAATAGCAAAACTCGAGGGCAAAGATCCAAGAAAACAGCCTAAAGAAACACCAAAGAAAGAAGAGCCTAAAGAAACAAAAGTAGAGAAAAAACCCAAAGAAAAGGAAGATGAGAATTAA